One Endozoicomonas gorgoniicola DNA window includes the following coding sequences:
- a CDS encoding DUF2470 domain-containing protein has translation MNEDHVDAMVKYCVNAGIVIPEGVSPRMAGVDSEGVHLLLGDQVVRIPFPVSVEEPMAVRKALVDMARAA, from the coding sequence ATGAATGAAGATCATGTGGATGCCATGGTGAAGTACTGCGTTAATGCAGGTATTGTTATTCCTGAAGGTGTTTCCCCCAGAATGGCGGGCGTTGACAGCGAAGGAGTGCACCTGTTACTTGGCGATCAGGTGGTTCGAATTCCTTTTCCTGTCTCGGTTGAAGAACCCATGGCAGTCAGAAAGGCTCTGGTCGATATGGCGCGGGCTGCTTAA
- a CDS encoding DUF481 domain-containing protein has translation MNLLKGCALLSPILTGAGRADTVWLENGDMISGEVISLDAGILKLNTVYAGELSINWRHVRSVKTDNPLWINLIGENKAQLRELRGSSDNLVIVDEDGYEREFSAAWPVASMAQSEPTLEDKWEFGGHVNVNLNSKSGNDIESRYRMNGQMHLNDQWNKNRLKWSVDIERKDKGVWKKDVWDLQYDYSRYFTEHWFANMSSKERYHSRENLRSRAYIGGFVGYRVRETSTEALLNSVGLTQIWETYEREGKKKNLAIGWKLFHRRYLMSDLEYYVDSGLYYRIQSQNQWIWDGEHGVRYKVTDHLSLNVTQKFDFDSQPGENEKMLDSQVKFGVGYNW, from the coding sequence GTGAACCTCCTTAAAGGCTGTGCTCTGCTGTCTCCTATCCTGACAGGCGCTGGCCGGGCTGATACGGTCTGGCTTGAAAATGGAGACATGATCTCTGGTGAAGTGATCAGTCTGGATGCTGGAATATTGAAGCTGAACACCGTCTATGCCGGTGAACTGAGCATTAACTGGCGGCATGTTCGTTCAGTTAAAACGGATAACCCCTTGTGGATTAATCTGATTGGTGAAAACAAAGCACAACTCAGGGAGCTGCGGGGCAGCAGTGATAATCTGGTTATCGTGGATGAAGATGGTTATGAACGAGAATTTTCAGCCGCCTGGCCCGTTGCCAGTATGGCTCAGTCGGAACCGACCTTAGAGGATAAATGGGAGTTCGGGGGACATGTCAATGTTAATCTGAATAGTAAGAGCGGCAACGACATTGAGTCCCGCTACCGGATGAATGGCCAGATGCACCTGAATGATCAGTGGAACAAGAACCGGCTGAAGTGGAGTGTGGATATAGAGCGGAAAGACAAGGGTGTCTGGAAGAAAGATGTCTGGGATCTGCAGTACGACTACAGTCGTTATTTTACTGAACACTGGTTTGCTAATATGTCATCCAAAGAACGTTACCATTCCCGTGAAAACCTTCGCAGTCGTGCCTATATCGGTGGTTTTGTTGGTTACAGAGTTCGCGAAACGTCCACTGAGGCACTGCTAAACAGCGTGGGACTTACCCAGATCTGGGAAACCTATGAACGGGAAGGTAAGAAAAAAAATCTTGCCATTGGCTGGAAGCTGTTTCACAGGCGATACCTGATGAGTGATCTGGAATACTATGTTGATAGCGGCCTTTATTACCGGATTCAGAGCCAGAATCAATGGATCTGGGATGGCGAACACGGCGTTCGTTACAAAGTGACCGATCATTTATCGCTCAATGTGACTCAGAAGTTCGACTTTGACAGTCAGCCTGGTGAAAATGAGAAAATGCTCGACTCGCAGGTAAAGTTTGGTGTTGGTTATAACTGGTAA
- a CDS encoding MGMT family protein, translating to MNSTEVLGYSLVFLMENALQAPFSHTDIWLVLSQVPEGKVVTYGQLARMAGAPGYARVVGSILKQLPKGSGLPWHRVINCKGRISFPEDSVKYNEQKGLLEQEGVTFIAGKISLNSYGWNGE from the coding sequence ATGAACTCTACAGAAGTTTTAGGTTATTCTCTGGTATTTTTAATGGAGAACGCCTTGCAAGCACCATTCAGTCATACCGATATCTGGCTCGTCCTCAGCCAGGTGCCTGAAGGCAAAGTCGTCACTTATGGTCAGCTGGCCAGAATGGCGGGAGCACCGGGTTATGCCAGAGTCGTTGGTAGTATTCTGAAACAGCTCCCCAAAGGTTCCGGACTGCCCTGGCACCGGGTGATTAACTGCAAAGGACGCATTTCTTTTCCGGAAGACAGTGTGAAATATAATGAACAAAAGGGGCTACTGGAACAGGAAGGCGTAACCTTTATCGCCGGTAAAATCAGCCTGAATAGCTATGGATGGAACGGAGAATAA
- a CDS encoding DUF2496 domain-containing protein encodes MNNLPEEMTLAIEIIRQLENLDYPPETILQAMAIICQDTLNKLSDSDRKKWQQFLLGSLNQ; translated from the coding sequence ATGAACAACCTGCCTGAAGAAATGACGCTGGCCATTGAAATCATTCGTCAGCTGGAAAATCTGGACTACCCACCCGAAACCATACTTCAGGCAATGGCCATTATCTGTCAGGATACCCTTAACAAGCTGTCAGACTCTGACAGAAAAAAATGGCAGCAGTTTTTGCTGGGCAGCCTGAATCAATAA
- a CDS encoding AmpG family muropeptide MFS transporter — MKVYRHPRALTLFFMGFSAGLPLMLLFSSLSFWLREADVSRATIGFFSWIGLAYSVKWVWSPLVDRMPLPLLSQLLGRRRSWLLFSQIAIVAGLLGMAFTDPTRDLTRMALFAVLVAFSSATQDIIIDAFRIEAAEERLQAALAATYMFGYRLAMMVAGAGTLAIAAWAAGDSTGYQQSAWMVAYLFMGGFMAVGIITTLVTREPEVKLETPKQEQRVTQWMAQKAHLPTPLVRLAGWFYGAVVCPFSDFFRRYRWHALLLLALISTYRISDIVMGIMANPFYVDLGFTKNEVATVTKIFGVIMTLVGVTLGGTLTMRFGVMKMLFTGAIATAVTNALFAIMSLVGNNVYWLALVVSADNLAAGIATSAFIAWMSSLTNVQYSATQYALFSSMMLLLPKFVAGFSGVMVDAIGYNYFFIFCALLGAPVLVLIWMANRFLETNQTP, encoded by the coding sequence ATGAAAGTCTATCGCCATCCCCGCGCTCTCACGCTTTTCTTTATGGGCTTTTCTGCGGGCCTGCCACTGATGTTGCTGTTCTCCAGCCTGTCATTCTGGTTAAGGGAAGCCGACGTGAGTCGTGCCACCATTGGCTTCTTCAGCTGGATAGGGCTGGCCTACAGTGTCAAGTGGGTCTGGTCGCCACTGGTTGACCGGATGCCTTTACCACTGCTCAGTCAATTATTAGGTCGTCGTCGTTCATGGCTGCTGTTCAGCCAGATCGCCATTGTCGCCGGGCTGCTGGGCATGGCCTTCACAGACCCAACCCGGGACCTGACCAGAATGGCACTTTTTGCCGTACTGGTGGCTTTCAGCTCGGCAACGCAGGATATCATCATTGATGCCTTCCGTATTGAAGCCGCTGAAGAACGTCTGCAGGCGGCTCTGGCGGCTACTTATATGTTTGGCTACCGTCTGGCGATGATGGTCGCAGGTGCAGGCACTCTGGCGATAGCCGCCTGGGCAGCAGGAGACAGTACCGGCTACCAGCAGTCCGCATGGATGGTTGCTTACCTGTTTATGGGGGGCTTTATGGCGGTTGGTATCATCACCACATTAGTCACCCGCGAGCCGGAGGTTAAACTCGAAACCCCAAAGCAGGAACAGAGAGTCACCCAATGGATGGCGCAAAAGGCTCACCTGCCAACACCGCTGGTCAGGCTGGCAGGCTGGTTTTATGGCGCAGTGGTTTGCCCCTTTTCAGACTTTTTCCGCCGTTATCGCTGGCACGCCCTGCTGTTACTCGCCCTGATCAGCACTTATCGAATCTCAGACATTGTTATGGGCATCATGGCAAACCCCTTCTATGTCGATCTGGGTTTTACCAAGAATGAGGTCGCCACCGTCACCAAAATCTTTGGCGTCATTATGACGCTGGTCGGTGTCACTCTTGGCGGAACGCTGACCATGCGCTTTGGCGTGATGAAAATGCTGTTTACCGGGGCGATTGCCACTGCCGTTACCAATGCCCTGTTCGCCATTATGAGTCTGGTGGGCAATAACGTTTACTGGCTTGCCCTGGTGGTTTCAGCAGACAACCTGGCTGCCGGCATTGCGACATCAGCCTTTATTGCCTGGATGTCGAGCCTGACCAATGTTCAGTATTCGGCTACCCAATACGCCCTGTTCAGCTCCATGATGTTGCTGCTGCCCAAGTTTGTCGCAGGTTTTTCCGGCGTGATGGTGGATGCAATTGGATACAACTACTTCTTTATTTTCTGTGCACTGCTGGGGGCTCCCGTACTGGTTCTGATCTGGATGGCAAACCGCTTTCTGGAGACAAACCAGACACCCTGA
- a CDS encoding AmpG family muropeptide MFS transporter: MTNLKTLSANWRQTLSVYLHRRAITLFFLGFSAGLPILLVFSSLSFWMREADVSRSTIGFFSWVGLAYGFKWVWSPLVDRLPLPILSTLLGRRRAWLLLSQIVIACSLVGMAITDPALDLWTMALFAVMVAFGSATQDIVIDAYRIESADKDLQAALAATYMVGYRLAMILATAGVLSIAATFTVTEGTYDQYPWRMAYLIMACCMGVGIITTLVINEPAEPPRQELELRAKQWMADNAHLPGFIVRTAGWLYGAIICPFLDFLIRYRWHALLVLGLISTYRICDVVMGIMANSFYVDLGYTKQEVAAISKVYGVIMTLVGAAIGGGLMVRFGVMKILFAGGLLAAITNLLFAFLAGIGHDITWLTAVISLDNLAGGIATAAFIAYLSSLTNVSYSATQYALFSSVMALLPKFLAGFSGVLVDSIGYASFFTATALMGVPSLVLIMLAWKLKVASADARKP, translated from the coding sequence ATGACAAACCTGAAAACGCTCTCCGCCAACTGGCGGCAGACTTTGTCGGTCTACCTTCATCGCCGGGCTATTACCCTTTTTTTCCTTGGTTTTTCAGCAGGCCTTCCTATATTGCTGGTCTTTTCGAGCCTGTCTTTCTGGATGCGGGAGGCAGATGTCAGTCGTTCAACCATCGGCTTTTTCAGCTGGGTAGGGCTGGCTTATGGCTTTAAGTGGGTCTGGTCGCCACTGGTTGACCGGCTGCCACTGCCAATATTAAGTACCCTTCTGGGTCGTCGCCGCGCATGGCTACTGCTATCCCAGATCGTTATTGCCTGTTCTCTGGTGGGAATGGCGATCACAGACCCTGCCCTTGATCTGTGGACGATGGCGCTGTTTGCCGTCATGGTCGCCTTTGGCTCTGCCACTCAGGATATTGTCATCGACGCGTATCGTATTGAGTCTGCCGACAAAGACCTTCAGGCTGCCCTGGCAGCCACTTACATGGTGGGTTACCGTCTGGCAATGATTCTTGCAACGGCTGGTGTATTAAGCATCGCTGCAACGTTTACCGTGACTGAAGGAACCTATGACCAGTACCCCTGGCGCATGGCTTACCTCATCATGGCCTGCTGTATGGGAGTGGGTATTATCACGACTCTGGTTATCAATGAACCGGCAGAGCCTCCCAGACAGGAGCTGGAACTCAGGGCTAAACAGTGGATGGCTGATAACGCTCACCTGCCCGGTTTTATTGTCCGTACCGCTGGCTGGCTCTACGGTGCCATTATCTGTCCCTTCCTGGACTTTCTGATTCGCTACCGCTGGCATGCGCTTCTGGTTCTGGGATTAATCAGCACTTACCGCATTTGCGATGTGGTGATGGGCATCATGGCAAACTCGTTTTATGTCGACCTGGGGTACACCAAACAGGAAGTCGCTGCCATTTCAAAAGTCTATGGTGTCATTATGACGCTGGTTGGTGCAGCCATTGGCGGCGGTCTGATGGTGCGCTTCGGGGTGATGAAGATTCTGTTTGCCGGTGGTTTACTGGCAGCAATAACCAACCTGCTGTTCGCCTTTCTTGCCGGTATAGGCCACGACATCACATGGCTGACCGCCGTGATCTCGCTGGATAATCTGGCGGGTGGCATAGCGACGGCTGCCTTTATTGCTTACCTGTCGAGCCTGACTAACGTCAGTTACTCTGCCACTCAGTACGCATTGTTCAGTTCCGTCATGGCGCTGTTACCAAAGTTTCTGGCTGGTTTTTCCGGCGTACTGGTGGACTCCATAGGCTATGCTTCGTTTTTCACTGCCACAGCGTTGATGGGGGTTCCATCATTGGTTCTGATAATGCTGGCGTGGAAATTAAAAGTGGCGTCAGCAGATGCAAGAAAACCATAA